A segment of the Candidatus Methanomethylicota archaeon genome:
AATTGATCCAAAAAAAGATGCAATACTTAAAATAAAAGCATTAGGAAGAATTTATGGAAGAATTTTAGATTGTTGTACTGGTCTTGGATATACTGCAATTTTAGCTGCTAATAAAAAAAGTGTAAAAGAAGTAATAACAATAGAAAAAGATGAAAATGTTATAGAAATAGCAAAACAAAATCCTTTTTCAAAACCATTATTTGAAAATCCAAAAATAAAAATAATAATAGGAGATGCTTTTCAAGAAATAAGAAATTTTGAAGATGAATACTTTAATTTTATAATTCATGATCCACCAAGAATAAGCATTGCTCAAGAACTTTATTCCTTAGAATTTTATAAACAATTATTTAGAGTTTTGAATAATAATGGAAGAATATTTCATTATATTGGAAGACCAGGAATAAGACAAGGAAAGAATTACATAAAAGGAATAATAAAAAGATTAAGAATGGCTGGATTTAATAGAATTAAAGTATTAGACTATGCTCAAGGATTAATTATTGAAAAATTGTAAATTTTTATAAAAATAAATATATATTAGTATGGATAATCCAACCATATGAATGGAAAAATTGTAAAAGTAAAGAGATTATCAGAAATAGCAATTTTTTCAGCATTAAGTAGTATAGGGGCAATGATGCCAATTCCAAGTCCAGTAGGTTCAATAGCTTTAGATTCATTTCCAGGATATTTCATGGCTTTATGGAGAGGAGTTTTCAGTGGAGCTTCAGTTTGTGCTATAGGTCATTTATTATCATCTTTAAGAGCAGGATTTCCACTTGGTTTAATACATATACCAATAGCATTACTCATGGCAAGTGTAGGTGTAATAACTGCAATTACTAGTAAAAGATTTGGAGTTTTTATTGGTTTAAGTTTTGGTGTTATTATTAATACTGCTGGTGTTGTACTTGCAGTACCAGTACTTGGATGGGGAATTATTCCAATATTATTGCCAATATTACTTACAGCTTCCATTATCAATGCCATAATTGCAGGAATTTTATATAAATTCATGAGAACTTTTATGGGATAATTATGGAATTTTATGAAAATTTAGTAAAAAGAGATGTATTATTAAAAAATATTTCAAAAAATAAAATAATAGTTATAAGTTGTGATTCTTCTGGAGCAATAGGTCCAAAAGAAAGAGATTTTCTAAAAGTAAATGGTGAAATTGTTGGAAAGTTTATGGTAAGAAGTGCTTTAATGGAAGTTTTAGCAACTGGAGCAAGGCCTATATGTATTTCATGTGGATTAGGTGTAGAACCCGTACCAACTGGAAGTAGTATAATTAAAGGAATAGAAGAAGAAATGAAAGAAATTGGAATGAATCCAAAAGAAGATTTAGTAATTAGTACTGAAAAGAATTTTCCTACAGAACAAACTGGATTAGGAATTACTGTCATAGGAATTGTAAATAAAAAAGATTTACGTATTGGAAAATCTAAAAAAGGAGATTTAATTATAAGTATTGGAATACCATCAGTTGGAATTGAAGTTTTAAAAAATGAAGTAGCTGATTTAAGAGATTTAATATTTTTATTATCATTAAATTTTGTACATAGTATAATACCAGTTGGTTCAAAAGGAATAGCTTATGAAAGTAAAGTATTAGCAATGGAATCAAAACTTGAAATTGATTTTTTTAATAATATTGAAATTAATATTGAAAAAACTGCTGGACCAAGTACAGTAATTTTAGCTGCAATTGAAGAAAAATATTTTGAATATTTAAAAGAAAAAATTAAAAAACCATTATATAAAATAGGAAAATTAAAATAATTATTCAAATTCTTTAAAATATTCTAATGCTTTTAAATAATCTGAAAATGTATTAATATTAAAACAAAGTCTATGATTATTCATAATTAAAATTGCTTCATCAATATATGGTTCATCTATTTTAGCTCCATCAATTATATTGATACCACATGGAACAAAATAAGAATCACTTAATTTAATTATATAGGTAGCATTAATGCCATATTTTAAAAATTCACTCAATGGAACCATAACAGTAAGAGCGGGTTTTTTCTCTTCAAGATATTTATTGATAATAAAATTAATAATATCTGAAGAAAGAAAAGGGAGATCTGCTGAAATAATTATGAATATACCATTACCTAAACCTTTAATTAATTTTTTAAGATCTTCATGATATCCAATTCCTTCTGTTTCTATTATTAAAATATCATTAAAAGAAGAGAGGTAAGTTTTAGTATTTGGAGTATGAGGAGAGACAGCTATTACAATTTTATTTATTAAAGTAATTTCTTTAAGTACATCTATAATTCTTTTAATAATTGGTTTATTTCCTATTGTTAATAAAGGCTTTTCTATATTAATTTTTAAACGCTCCCCTTTTCCACCAGCCATT
Coding sequences within it:
- a CDS encoding methyltransferase, with product MNEIKFYSEKTKKYYKLVNTSTWPYLEISGIRMHRADEIDPKKDAILKIKALGRIYGRILDCCTGLGYTAILAANKKSVKEVITIEKDENVIEIAKQNPFSKPLFENPKIKIIIGDAFQEIRNFEDEYFNFIIHDPPRISIAQELYSLEFYKQLFRVLNNNGRIFHYIGRPGIRQGKNYIKGIIKRLRMAGFNRIKVLDYAQGLIIEKL
- a CDS encoding NTP transferase domain-containing protein → MNFTAIIMAGGKGERLKINIEKPLLTIGNKPIIKRIIDVLKEITLINKIVIAVSPHTPNTKTYLSSFNDILIIETEGIGYHEDLKKLIKGLGNGIFIIISADLPFLSSDIINFIINKYLEEKKPALTVMVPLSEFLKYGINATYIIKLSDSYFVPCGINIIDGAKIDEPYIDEAILIMNNHRLCFNINTFSDYLKALEYFKEFE